In Bradyrhizobium lablabi, one DNA window encodes the following:
- a CDS encoding acyl-CoA dehydrogenase — protein sequence MSVRPQTKDKPSPVNFQWDDPFMLDEQLTEDERMIRDTARAYAQDKLLPRVTKAYLEEKVDRDIFQEMGELGLIGITLPEEYGCANASYVAYGLVAREIERVDSGYRSMNSVQSSLVMHPIYAYGDENQRKKYLPKLATGEWVGCFGLTEPDAGSDPGGMKTRAEKTSDGYRLTGTKMWISNAPIADVFVIWAKSAEHNNHIRGFILEKGMKGLSAPKIGGKLSLRASVTGEVVMEGVEVPESALLPNVSGLKGPFGCLNRARYGISWGAMGAAEDCMHRARQYTLDRKQFNRPLAATQLVQKKLADMQTDIALGLQASLRVGRLMDEGKMAPEMISIVKRNNCGKALDIARMARDMHGGNGIQIEYHVMRHAANLETVNTYEGTHDVHALILGRAITGIQAFS from the coding sequence ATGAGCGTGCGCCCTCAGACCAAGGACAAGCCGTCCCCGGTGAATTTCCAGTGGGACGATCCGTTCATGCTCGACGAGCAGCTCACCGAAGACGAGCGCATGATCCGCGACACCGCGCGCGCCTATGCGCAGGACAAGCTGTTGCCGCGCGTGACCAAGGCCTATCTGGAGGAAAAGGTCGATCGCGACATTTTTCAAGAGATGGGCGAACTCGGCCTGATCGGTATTACGTTGCCTGAAGAATATGGCTGCGCCAACGCGAGCTACGTCGCCTATGGGCTGGTCGCGCGCGAGATCGAGCGGGTCGATTCCGGTTATCGCTCGATGAACTCGGTGCAGTCCTCGCTGGTGATGCATCCGATCTACGCCTATGGCGACGAGAACCAGCGCAAGAAATATCTCCCGAAACTCGCGACCGGAGAATGGGTCGGCTGTTTCGGCCTGACCGAGCCGGACGCCGGTTCCGATCCCGGCGGCATGAAGACCCGCGCCGAGAAGACCTCCGACGGTTACCGGCTGACCGGCACCAAGATGTGGATTTCGAATGCGCCGATCGCCGACGTATTCGTGATCTGGGCGAAATCGGCCGAACACAACAACCATATCCGCGGTTTTATTCTCGAGAAAGGCATGAAGGGCCTGTCGGCGCCGAAGATCGGCGGCAAGCTTTCCTTGCGCGCGTCCGTCACCGGCGAAGTGGTGATGGAGGGCGTGGAGGTGCCGGAGAGCGCGCTGTTACCGAATGTGTCCGGCCTGAAGGGGCCGTTCGGTTGCCTCAACCGCGCCCGCTACGGCATCTCCTGGGGCGCGATGGGCGCTGCCGAAGACTGCATGCACCGCGCGCGGCAATACACGCTCGACCGCAAGCAGTTCAACCGGCCGCTCGCTGCAACACAATTGGTGCAGAAGAAGCTCGCCGACATGCAGACCGACATCGCGCTCGGCCTGCAGGCCAGCCTGCGGGTCGGCCGGTTGATGGACGAGGGCAAGATGGCGCCGGAGATGATCTCGATCGTCAAGCGCAACAATTGCGGCAAGGCGCTCGACATCGCGCGCATGGCGCGTGACATGCACGGCGGCAACGGCATTCAGATCGAATACCACGTGATGCGCCACGCCGCGAATTTGGAAACCGTCAACACCTATGAAGGCACCCACGACGTCCATGCCCTGATCCTGGGCCGCGCCATCACCGGCATTCAGGCGTTTTCGTGA
- the ribB gene encoding 3,4-dihydroxy-2-butanone-4-phosphate synthase, whose product MSDPIQEVLQAFAHGELVVVTDDDDREGEGDLIVAASLCTAEKMAFIIRHTSGIVCAPITTEDARRLRLDPMVAHNESSHTTAFTVSIDYKPDGGTGISADERASCCRALANPNAGANDFARPGHVFPLIARDGGVLLRSGHTEAAVDLCKLSGLPPVGVISELMNDDGSVMKGEQVARFAAAHKLKHVTIADMIAYRQAREKLIERVATFTTESPIGPLQGYAYRSPFDEIAHVAFVYNGIGDGKNVLTRFHKPNIVKDIFTGPKRMQAVLEHFKKAGSGVLVYLRDGAAGVPVTPLPEEKSAEADRNRQWREVGVGAQILRDLGVTSIRHLTSSVHDYKGLSGFGIEIVCNEQLEE is encoded by the coding sequence ATGTCCGATCCGATCCAGGAAGTTCTGCAAGCTTTTGCGCACGGCGAGCTCGTCGTCGTCACCGATGACGATGACCGCGAAGGCGAGGGCGATCTGATCGTCGCGGCGTCGCTGTGCACCGCCGAAAAGATGGCGTTCATCATCCGTCACACCTCGGGCATCGTCTGCGCCCCGATCACCACCGAAGACGCGCGCCGGCTGCGGCTCGACCCGATGGTGGCGCACAACGAATCCAGCCACACCACCGCTTTCACGGTGTCGATCGACTATAAGCCCGACGGCGGCACCGGGATTTCGGCCGACGAACGCGCCTCCTGCTGCCGGGCGCTGGCCAATCCGAACGCCGGCGCCAACGATTTCGCCCGGCCCGGCCACGTGTTTCCGCTGATCGCGCGCGACGGCGGCGTGCTGCTGCGCTCTGGCCATACCGAGGCCGCGGTCGATCTCTGCAAGCTTAGCGGCCTGCCGCCGGTCGGGGTCATCAGCGAATTGATGAATGACGACGGCTCGGTCATGAAGGGCGAGCAGGTGGCGCGGTTCGCGGCCGCCCACAAGCTCAAGCACGTCACCATCGCCGACATGATCGCCTATCGCCAGGCGCGCGAGAAATTGATCGAGCGGGTCGCGACCTTTACCACCGAAAGCCCGATCGGGCCGCTGCAGGGCTATGCCTATCGCTCGCCGTTCGACGAGATTGCGCATGTGGCGTTCGTCTATAACGGCATTGGCGACGGCAAGAACGTGCTGACGCGGTTTCACAAGCCCAACATCGTCAAGGACATCTTCACCGGGCCGAAGCGCATGCAGGCGGTGCTCGAGCATTTCAAGAAGGCCGGCAGCGGCGTGCTGGTCTATTTGCGCGATGGCGCCGCCGGCGTTCCCGTCACGCCGCTGCCGGAGGAGAAATCCGCCGAAGCCGACCGCAACCGGCAATGGCGCGAGGTCGGCGTCGGCGCGCAGATCCTGCGCGATCTCGGCGTCACCTCGATCCGCCACCTGACGTCGTCGGTGCACGACTACAAGGGCCTGTCCGGTTTTGGCATCGAGATCGTCTGCAACGAACAGCTTGAAGAGTGA
- a CDS encoding PLP-dependent aminotransferase family protein, giving the protein MTSVSKTSASVTSASMPSATFDFAPLLPAGLPAPAAKWTGLAKYSFVGGNNDPDQVPVEGLIDAASAVLHREGKTLATYGLASGPQGYRRLREFLSAKLKRDASLACSADDILIVSGSLQALDLVNATLLARGDTVIIERDSYQGALNRLTRLGVNTVGIPLDREGMRMDALAAALADLKSRGITPKYIYTIPTVQNPTGTIMPETRRAELLRLAQQYRVPVFEDDCYADLIWDGKRPPAIYAMSTSGGVIHIGSFSKSIAPALRVGFIVAPWEMLSRMLALKTDAGSGALEQMVLAEYCAPHFATHVPKLTRGLRAKLDTLMEALNEQFGTSAEFEEPKGGIFLWVKLPDNVDTLKLYQAALAAGVSINPGPEWSTDKTYAGCRLRLCFANPSHDQIREGVAVLAEVCRREFGVPARIANVEQAARTSI; this is encoded by the coding sequence ATGACTTCGGTTTCCAAGACTTCGGCTTCCGTGACTTCAGCTTCCATGCCTTCGGCAACGTTCGACTTCGCGCCCCTGCTGCCCGCGGGTTTGCCCGCGCCCGCCGCGAAGTGGACGGGCCTGGCAAAGTACAGTTTTGTCGGCGGCAATAACGATCCGGACCAGGTGCCGGTCGAGGGCCTGATCGACGCCGCCAGCGCCGTGCTGCACCGCGAGGGCAAGACGCTCGCGACCTATGGGCTGGCCAGCGGCCCGCAGGGGTATCGCCGGCTGCGCGAATTTCTCAGTGCGAAACTGAAGCGTGACGCCAGTCTCGCCTGCTCGGCCGACGACATCCTGATCGTCTCCGGCTCGCTGCAGGCGCTCGACCTCGTCAACGCCACGCTGTTGGCGCGCGGCGATACCGTGATCATCGAGCGCGACAGCTACCAGGGCGCGCTGAACCGGCTGACCCGGCTCGGCGTCAACACCGTCGGCATTCCGCTCGATCGCGAGGGCATGCGGATGGATGCGCTGGCGGCGGCGCTTGCCGACCTCAAAAGCCGCGGCATCACGCCGAAATACATCTACACCATCCCGACCGTGCAAAACCCGACCGGCACCATCATGCCCGAGACGCGCCGCGCCGAACTTTTAAGACTCGCGCAGCAATACCGCGTGCCGGTGTTCGAGGACGATTGCTACGCCGATCTGATCTGGGACGGCAAACGCCCGCCCGCGATCTACGCCATGAGCACGAGCGGCGGCGTCATCCACATCGGCTCGTTCTCAAAATCGATCGCGCCGGCGCTGCGGGTGGGTTTTATTGTCGCCCCCTGGGAGATGCTGTCGCGGATGCTGGCGCTGAAGACCGATGCAGGTTCGGGCGCGCTCGAGCAGATGGTGCTCGCGGAATATTGCGCGCCGCATTTTGCCACTCACGTGCCGAAACTGACCCGTGGTTTGCGCGCCAAGCTCGACACCTTGATGGAAGCCCTCAATGAGCAGTTCGGCACATCGGCGGAATTCGAAGAGCCCAAAGGCGGCATCTTTCTGTGGGTCAAGCTGCCCGACAATGTCGATACACTAAAACTCTACCAGGCAGCGCTCGCCGCCGGCGTCTCTATCAATCCGGGGCCGGAATGGTCCACCGACAAAACCTATGCCGGCTGCCGGCTCCGGCTGTGTTTTGCCAACCCATCGCATGACCAGATCCGCGAGGGCGTCGCCGTGCTGGCGGAGGTGTGCCGGAGGGAATTCGGCGTGCCGGCGAGGATCGCGAATGTGGAGCAGGCCGCGCGAACGTCAATTTGA
- a CDS encoding DMT family transporter translates to MATAHSQHRAGIALVAAAAVACSTAPFFTRLLPFDSWTILFWRGLFGGGLIAVILVLTQGRAGLRDLTGVGRNGWLVASLSTLGMVAFIPALQLTSVSNVAIIIATGPFVAAAIAWIWLREAARWQTMLASLVALCGVTIIVGNMRASSDVLGIALACLMTVAIAAMTVTVRRHKDTPMVAAAALSNVLGSVVSIPFAHGIASVTGADLVIFAMFGFFQVALGLSLFVLGSRLLPSGQATLIATLETPLMPFWVWLAFQEVPSSQALVGGALVMGAVIADIVSESQPQKQLG, encoded by the coding sequence ATGGCGACCGCTCATTCGCAGCATCGCGCAGGCATCGCCCTTGTCGCCGCCGCGGCCGTGGCCTGCAGCACGGCGCCGTTCTTCACACGACTGCTGCCGTTCGACTCCTGGACGATCCTGTTCTGGCGAGGGCTTTTCGGCGGCGGCCTCATCGCCGTCATTCTGGTGCTGACGCAAGGCCGGGCCGGCTTGCGGGATTTGACCGGGGTGGGAAGGAACGGCTGGCTGGTCGCATCCCTCTCGACATTGGGCATGGTTGCCTTCATCCCCGCCCTGCAGCTCACCAGCGTATCGAATGTTGCCATCATCATCGCGACGGGGCCGTTCGTCGCCGCGGCCATCGCCTGGATATGGCTGCGGGAAGCCGCCCGATGGCAAACCATGCTGGCGAGCCTTGTGGCTCTCTGCGGCGTCACCATCATCGTCGGCAATATGCGCGCCAGTTCCGATGTCCTCGGAATCGCCCTGGCGTGCCTGATGACCGTTGCGATAGCGGCAATGACGGTCACCGTCCGAAGGCACAAGGACACGCCGATGGTGGCGGCGGCGGCGTTGTCGAATGTGCTGGGCAGTGTTGTAAGCATTCCCTTCGCTCATGGAATTGCCAGCGTGACCGGAGCCGATCTCGTCATCTTCGCGATGTTCGGGTTCTTCCAGGTCGCCTTGGGTCTTAGTTTATTCGTGCTGGGATCGCGGCTATTGCCATCAGGTCAAGCCACGCTGATCGCAACGCTGGAGACACCGCTGATGCCCTTTTGGGTGTGGCTGGCGTTCCAGGAAGTTCCTTCCTCGCAGGCTCTTGTTGGCGGCGCCCTGGTGATGGGCGCTGTCATCGCTGACATCGTGAGCGAAAGCCAACCGCAGAAACAATTGGGCTGA
- a CDS encoding amidohydrolase family protein, translated as MSALSRRNFLALTGSAAATAMSGHSAMAAMGPADKFDLVIKGGDVLDPSQSLRGKRDIGIRWGVVEAIEADIPAARALKTIDASGKLVTPGLIDLHCHVYPYGSAIGIPADELVQFQGTTTVVSAGDAGVNNLAALRRYIVAQSRARIYAFVHIANNGLSAFPVAELYNIDNAQTEACAMALAENPDFLIGVKVRMSENIIFKHGLEPLKRGIQACEMCGWPAKMMVHIGGVETGELMSQILDLLRPGDVLTHAYSGAPNIAGAFTNIVQDGKLLPAALAAKQRGVIFDVGHGGGSFDFTVAEVAIPGGCTPDTISSDMHVFSGNTPGMPFLPNVMSKFMAMGFSLEQVVTMTTSAPAKIINRAPKIGTLQTGAPGDVAIMELVEGPVTFVDTRNNKRDGKAYLKPVQTVINGVPFGRPYQAPFAVR; from the coding sequence ATGTCCGCATTGTCACGCCGCAATTTTCTCGCGCTTACCGGATCGGCCGCCGCCACGGCGATGTCCGGGCATTCCGCGATGGCGGCGATGGGCCCTGCCGACAAATTCGATCTCGTGATCAAGGGCGGCGACGTGCTCGATCCCAGCCAATCGCTGCGCGGAAAGCGCGACATCGGCATCCGCTGGGGCGTGGTTGAAGCGATCGAGGCGGATATCCCGGCCGCCCGCGCGTTGAAGACCATCGATGCCTCAGGCAAATTGGTGACGCCGGGCCTGATCGACCTGCATTGCCACGTCTACCCCTATGGCTCCGCGATCGGCATTCCCGCCGACGAACTGGTGCAGTTTCAGGGCACCACCACGGTGGTGTCGGCGGGCGATGCCGGCGTCAACAACCTCGCCGCACTCCGCCGCTATATCGTGGCGCAGTCGCGTGCGCGGATCTATGCCTTTGTCCACATCGCCAATAACGGCCTGTCGGCGTTCCCGGTCGCCGAGCTCTACAATATCGACAATGCGCAAACCGAGGCCTGCGCCATGGCGCTCGCCGAAAATCCGGATTTTTTGATCGGGGTAAAAGTGCGGATGTCGGAAAACATCATCTTCAAGCACGGGCTAGAGCCACTCAAGCGCGGCATCCAGGCCTGCGAGATGTGCGGCTGGCCTGCGAAGATGATGGTGCATATCGGCGGCGTCGAGACCGGCGAGTTGATGTCGCAGATACTCGACCTGCTGCGGCCCGGCGACGTGCTGACCCATGCTTATTCCGGCGCGCCGAACATCGCCGGCGCCTTCACCAACATCGTACAGGACGGCAAATTGTTGCCGGCCGCGCTCGCCGCCAAGCAGCGCGGCGTGATCTTCGATGTCGGCCACGGCGGCGGCAGCTTTGATTTTACCGTAGCGGAAGTGGCGATTCCCGGCGGCTGCACGCCCGACACCATCTCGTCCGACATGCATGTGTTTTCGGGCAACACGCCGGGCATGCCGTTCCTTCCCAACGTGATGAGCAAGTTCATGGCGATGGGCTTTTCGCTGGAGCAGGTAGTGACGATGACGACCTCGGCGCCGGCAAAAATCATCAACCGCGCGCCGAAGATCGGCACGCTGCAGACCGGCGCGCCCGGCGACGTCGCAATCATGGAGCTGGTGGAAGGGCCGGTCACGTTCGTCGACACCCGCAACAACAAACGCGACGGCAAGGCGTATCTGAAACCGGTGCAGACCGTGATCAACGGCGTGCCGTTCGGCAGGCCGTATCAGGCGCCGTTCGCGGTGCGCTAA